In one Solirubrobacterales bacterium genomic region, the following are encoded:
- a CDS encoding oligosaccharide flippase family protein has translation MLGSRAGTFARQHLAALRSKESTGTKSAVGLSVAALGANVLGLAFTVVLARALGPIDYGSLAALVSAFLIVSIAGSALQITVAREVSVEASRHDRALRSHVLRWTTATLSITAVCVVLGIVFREQLAALTGVDDAPWAAAAIPATGGVWLFLSVLRGALQGLQRFQAVALSIVGEAALRLVFAAALVAFGFGVTGGFLGSALSILLTAGILLIPLLRALSGPVELELDPDLDLEPLAPVDVAKSNFGFLALVRSTWPALVALTLIAILQNSDVIMVKRAADETLAGAYAADAVAAKVIVWIAIGLGFYVVPEAARRGAGPDARRLLRRSITLIAAVGSAMVAVYFVAGKQVLELAFGVEYGIESAALPLLGLAMLMLAITYLACQYFLAIRRFLFLAILAVAVVVQLVLVQSVAESPYDTAVAMLGIQSVVAVAMVLASGALTKRKT, from the coding sequence ACCTGGCTGCACTCCGATCCAAGGAGAGCACCGGCACCAAGTCGGCCGTCGGCCTGAGTGTCGCCGCGCTCGGCGCGAACGTTCTTGGACTCGCCTTCACGGTCGTGCTCGCTCGCGCGCTCGGGCCGATCGACTACGGCTCGCTCGCGGCGCTGGTCTCCGCGTTTCTGATTGTCTCGATCGCCGGGTCCGCGCTTCAGATCACCGTTGCGCGCGAAGTCAGCGTCGAAGCCAGTCGGCACGACAGGGCCCTGCGATCGCACGTGCTGCGTTGGACGACGGCAACGCTTTCGATCACAGCGGTCTGCGTCGTCCTCGGAATTGTGTTTCGCGAGCAGCTCGCGGCGCTAACGGGAGTCGACGATGCTCCCTGGGCGGCGGCGGCGATCCCCGCGACCGGTGGCGTGTGGTTGTTCCTCTCGGTGCTTCGCGGCGCGCTTCAGGGCCTCCAGCGATTTCAAGCCGTCGCGCTGAGCATCGTCGGCGAGGCCGCGCTGCGGTTGGTCTTTGCCGCCGCGTTGGTGGCATTTGGATTCGGCGTCACCGGCGGTTTCCTCGGCAGCGCGCTGTCGATTCTGCTGACTGCGGGGATTCTTCTGATCCCGCTGTTGCGGGCGCTGAGTGGGCCGGTCGAACTTGAGTTGGATCCCGATCTTGATCTCGAGCCGCTCGCGCCGGTCGACGTCGCGAAGTCGAACTTCGGGTTCTTGGCGCTGGTGCGCAGCACATGGCCGGCGCTCGTGGCATTGACCTTGATCGCGATCCTCCAGAACTCCGACGTGATCATGGTCAAGCGCGCCGCCGACGAGACGCTCGCGGGTGCCTATGCCGCTGATGCCGTCGCGGCCAAGGTGATCGTGTGGATAGCGATCGGCCTCGGCTTCTATGTCGTGCCCGAAGCGGCCCGTCGTGGCGCCGGTCCAGATGCCAGGCGCTTGCTCAGACGGTCGATTACGCTGATCGCCGCAGTCGGCAGCGCGATGGTCGCGGTCTATTTCGTCGCTGGCAAACAGGTACTGGAGCTGGCGTTCGGCGTTGAGTACGGGATCGAGTCCGCTGCACTGCCGTTGCTCGGCCTTGCAATGTTGATGCTTGCGATCACTTACCTTGCCTGCCAGTACTTTCTGGCGATCAGGCGATTCTTGTTCCTGGCGATCTTGGCCGTCGCTGTCGTAGTCCAGTTGGTACTGGTGCAGAGCGTCGCGGAGTCGCCGTACGACACCGCTGTGGCCATGCTCGGGATCCAATCTGTAGTAGCCGTCGCGATGGTCCTCGCCAGCGGTGCATTGACCAAGAGAAAGACATGA
- a CDS encoding GDP-L-fucose synthase: MTYEQPTAEFFTGKRVAVTGGAGFLGSHVTERLEQLGVTPFLPRSVEYDLTREDDVVRMYEDANPDIVIHLAARVGGIGANRKNPGAYWYDNLMMGALLLEHARRSEVDKFVQLGTICSYPKFAEIPFREETLWDGYPEETNAPYGIAKKALLAGVQSYHEQYDMDALFLMPVNLYGPRDNFDLQSSHVIPALIRKMVEADERGENVVLWGDGTPSREFLFVDDCARGLLLATERYDKSDPVNIGAGFEITIKDLAELIAKQTGFSGSIEWDTSMPGGQPRRKLDTERAKEEFGFEASVQFEEGIAQTVEWFRGHREWIDQDVENRAVAEQRAAARG, translated from the coding sequence ATGACTTACGAACAACCAACCGCTGAGTTTTTCACCGGAAAGCGCGTCGCCGTGACCGGCGGAGCGGGCTTTCTCGGCTCACATGTGACCGAGCGCCTCGAGCAACTCGGCGTCACTCCGTTCTTGCCCCGCTCAGTTGAGTACGACCTCACGCGCGAGGACGACGTCGTGCGCATGTACGAGGACGCCAACCCGGACATCGTGATCCACCTCGCCGCGCGCGTCGGCGGGATCGGCGCCAACCGCAAGAACCCCGGCGCCTACTGGTACGACAACCTGATGATGGGCGCGTTGCTGCTCGAGCACGCCCGGCGCAGCGAGGTCGACAAATTCGTCCAGCTCGGAACGATCTGTTCATATCCGAAGTTCGCCGAGATTCCCTTTCGCGAAGAGACGCTCTGGGACGGCTACCCCGAAGAGACGAACGCGCCGTACGGAATCGCCAAGAAGGCCCTGCTCGCAGGCGTGCAGAGCTACCACGAGCAGTACGACATGGACGCGCTGTTCCTGATGCCCGTGAACCTCTACGGGCCGCGCGACAACTTTGACTTGCAGAGCTCGCACGTGATCCCGGCGTTGATCCGCAAAATGGTCGAGGCCGACGAGCGCGGCGAAAACGTCGTGCTCTGGGGCGATGGCACTCCGTCACGCGAGTTCTTGTTTGTTGATGACTGCGCCCGCGGGCTGCTGCTCGCGACCGAGCGTTACGACAAGTCCGACCCTGTGAACATCGGCGCCGGATTCGAGATCACGATCAAGGACCTCGCTGAGTTGATTGCCAAGCAAACGGGATTCTCGGGGAGCATCGAGTGGGACACGTCGATGCCCGGAGGCCAGCCGCGACGCAAACTCGACACCGAGCGCGCAAAGGAAGAGTTCGGCTTTGAGGCATCCGTGCAGTTCGAAGAGGGCATCGCACAGACGGTCGAATGGTTTCGCGGACACCGCGAGTGGATCGACCAGGACGTCGAGAACCGCGCTGTAGCTGAGCAGCGCGCGGCCGCGCGCGGCTGA
- a CDS encoding methyltransferase domain-containing protein, with protein MTSESFKYEGEDLDAMDLADNYHDWILDRFEPSLGTNVVEVGAGTGSFSRLIARRAAPKRLFLLEPSDAMAAQLTEAADQITDVDTTTAVGFLDGFTAEITAFEPDTFVYVNVLEHVEHDAEEIQRVFDLLPPGGTLCAFVPALPFLYSKFDKSIDHFRRYTLDDISDKCTSAGFEIVERRYFDVVGILPWLIKFKLLGSTKLDPGAVGIYDRFVVPIMRRVESLVRMPIGKNALVVARKRPTAVSNPPR; from the coding sequence ATGACGTCTGAATCGTTCAAGTACGAGGGCGAAGACCTCGACGCGATGGATCTCGCCGACAACTATCACGACTGGATCCTCGACCGGTTCGAGCCGTCGCTGGGCACCAACGTGGTCGAGGTCGGCGCGGGCACCGGGTCCTTCTCGCGGCTGATCGCGCGCCGCGCCGCGCCGAAGCGATTGTTCTTGCTGGAGCCATCCGACGCGATGGCGGCGCAGCTCACTGAAGCGGCCGATCAGATCACCGACGTCGACACGACGACCGCAGTCGGCTTCCTCGATGGCTTCACCGCCGAGATCACGGCATTCGAGCCAGACACGTTCGTCTACGTCAACGTGCTCGAACATGTTGAGCACGACGCAGAAGAGATCCAGCGCGTATTTGACCTTCTGCCTCCCGGAGGCACACTCTGCGCGTTCGTGCCGGCGTTGCCATTTCTGTACAGCAAGTTCGACAAGAGCATCGACCACTTCCGCAGGTACACGCTCGATGACATCTCCGACAAATGCACCAGCGCGGGGTTCGAAATCGTTGAACGCCGGTACTTCGACGTTGTCGGAATCCTGCCGTGGCTGATCAAGTTCAAGCTGCTTGGCTCGACCAAACTCGACCCCGGTGCGGTCGGTATCTACGACCGCTTCGTCGTGCCGATCATGCGCCGCGTTGAATCGCTCGTACGCATGCCGATTGGCAAGAACGCCCTTGTTGTCGCTCGCAAAAGACCGACCGCCGTTTCCAACCCCCCGAGATGA
- a CDS encoding DUF2142 domain-containing protein, with the protein MLAPAKWQKLAMAAVLAIAALLALLAFTPSKPRLSGNNGVSPDAFVVTIARDGTPLCTKGVTLPAGTDAVRLWVGTYRRIGVKMTMTARNAAGKQLGTSTPPAFNDGAYPTFKVPSGLSAGATLCFRTDGSNAAVAGNPNGNSSPEQISTIGKKPVKGDLSIEYMRAGSNSTWSMIPTIFSRAALFRPSWVGAWTYWLAALLAFGLIAAAWVLLLRAGRLKVPASRRMMIAIAAIAFANAAIWALVTPAFNTPDELAHFTYVETVANGELPQRSLGENDPGNSYLPSTVYAGLQTAQNIIGHPFVKPSWERSSERTFEMNYDAARDGPDEPYGLTPANTYTPLYYAPAVVPYAIGSLGNIWDKLFFVRLYSALFLAFGVIFAMLFVRELLPRQPWAPIVAGLAIAFEPMVVHLSGGASNDSMMLAACAATLWAGAIVLRRGPTFWSVFGATGALLIAATAKPTSFGLIPALAFAVLVAVMRSEKRLVALRTSVLGAAIPLALLVVMWAVFGNDAGTATVGTGTNQRALSATGFLSYLWQWYLPSIGSMDEYFVGAPPAFAIFFGGFIADFNALDTRFDNDFYKVAAFFAFALFVLVLRAVWLRRDRLKDAWPIVAYPAIAILGTMFVVNVSGYLMFIKDGQLFAQGRYLFPALAVFGLYIAAAAIGAGRRYGLPLASAVVMTLAMTNLAGMAITFGRFYL; encoded by the coding sequence ATGCTCGCGCCCGCAAAATGGCAGAAATTGGCCATGGCGGCCGTGCTGGCGATCGCCGCGCTGCTCGCGCTCCTGGCCTTTACACCAAGCAAGCCACGGCTGAGCGGCAACAACGGCGTCTCACCGGATGCGTTCGTGGTCACGATCGCCCGCGACGGCACCCCGCTCTGCACGAAGGGAGTGACGCTGCCCGCAGGTACAGACGCCGTGCGGCTGTGGGTCGGGACCTATCGCCGGATTGGCGTGAAGATGACGATGACGGCTCGTAACGCAGCCGGTAAGCAACTCGGTACGAGCACACCGCCCGCGTTCAACGACGGCGCGTATCCGACCTTCAAGGTGCCGAGTGGCCTGAGCGCCGGGGCGACGTTGTGTTTTCGCACCGACGGATCGAACGCGGCCGTCGCCGGCAACCCGAACGGCAATTCCAGCCCCGAGCAGATCTCAACGATCGGCAAGAAGCCGGTCAAGGGTGATCTTTCGATCGAGTACATGCGTGCGGGTTCGAACTCGACGTGGTCGATGATCCCAACCATTTTCTCGCGCGCCGCGCTGTTCCGGCCGAGCTGGGTCGGAGCGTGGACCTATTGGCTCGCTGCGCTCCTCGCGTTCGGGCTGATCGCGGCTGCGTGGGTTCTGCTTCTTCGAGCTGGGCGGCTGAAGGTTCCTGCCAGTCGTCGGATGATGATCGCGATCGCGGCGATCGCCTTTGCCAATGCGGCGATCTGGGCGCTGGTGACGCCGGCATTCAACACGCCCGACGAGCTCGCGCACTTCACATATGTAGAGACGGTCGCCAACGGTGAACTGCCCCAGCGATCGCTCGGCGAGAACGACCCCGGAAATTCATACTTGCCAAGCACCGTCTACGCCGGCCTGCAGACGGCGCAGAACATCATCGGGCACCCCTTCGTGAAACCGTCGTGGGAGCGCTCCAGCGAGCGAACCTTTGAGATGAACTACGACGCTGCGCGCGACGGTCCCGACGAGCCGTATGGTCTGACGCCCGCAAACACCTACACGCCGCTCTACTACGCGCCAGCCGTGGTTCCGTACGCAATTGGCTCGCTCGGAAACATCTGGGACAAGCTGTTCTTCGTCCGCCTCTACTCGGCGCTGTTCCTCGCGTTCGGCGTGATCTTCGCGATGCTTTTCGTGCGCGAGCTGCTGCCACGTCAGCCGTGGGCGCCGATCGTTGCCGGTCTTGCGATCGCCTTCGAACCGATGGTCGTGCATCTCAGCGGTGGCGCCTCCAACGACAGCATGATGCTCGCGGCCTGCGCGGCGACGCTGTGGGCTGGAGCGATTGTGCTGCGCCGGGGGCCGACGTTCTGGAGCGTCTTCGGCGCCACCGGCGCACTGTTGATCGCAGCGACGGCCAAGCCGACGTCGTTCGGGCTCATCCCGGCCCTGGCCTTCGCCGTTCTGGTCGCCGTGATGCGTTCAGAAAAGCGTCTCGTCGCACTGCGCACGAGCGTGCTCGGCGCCGCGATTCCTTTGGCTCTGCTCGTTGTGATGTGGGCGGTGTTCGGCAACGACGCGGGTACTGCGACGGTGGGTACTGGCACCAACCAGCGGGCTCTCAGCGCGACCGGCTTTCTCAGTTACCTCTGGCAGTGGTATCTGCCGTCGATCGGCTCGATGGATGAATACTTCGTCGGCGCCCCCCCAGCATTCGCAATCTTCTTCGGCGGATTCATCGCCGACTTCAATGCGCTCGACACGCGCTTTGACAACGACTTCTACAAGGTCGCTGCGTTCTTTGCTTTTGCGCTGTTCGTGCTCGTTCTACGCGCGGTGTGGCTGCGCCGCGATCGCCTGAAGGACGCCTGGCCGATCGTCGCCTATCCGGCAATCGCGATCCTCGGCACGATGTTCGTGGTCAACGTCAGCGGCTACCTGATGTTCATCAAGGACGGTCAGCTGTTTGCGCAAGGGCGGTACCTATTTCCGGCGCTCGCGGTCTTCGGGTTGTACATCGCGGCAGCGGCAATCGGTGCAGGGCGGCGGTACGGGCTGCCTCTGGCCAGCGCTGTCGTGATGACGTTGGCGATGACGAACCTCGCCGGCATGGCGATCACGTTCGGGCGCTTTTACCTCTGA